One window from the genome of Echinicola vietnamensis DSM 17526 encodes:
- a CDS encoding JAB domain-containing protein, with the protein MDTNKNTVLSQVAEITLSYRPNSKMSDKPQIVSSQGAAKVLRANWDESKLEFIEEFKVILLNRANRVLGIVNASSGGTCGTVVDLKVIFAAAMKASASGIILAHYVKYMIM; encoded by the coding sequence ATGGATACCAACAAGAACACCGTTCTCAGCCAAGTAGCCGAAATTACCTTGAGCTACCGTCCCAACTCCAAGATGTCAGACAAGCCGCAGATCGTTTCCTCCCAAGGTGCCGCCAAAGTGCTCAGGGCCAACTGGGACGAATCCAAACTGGAGTTCATCGAAGAGTTCAAGGTGATATTGCTGAACAGGGCAAACCGGGTACTGGGCATTGTCAACGCCTCGTCCGGTGGAACATGCGGAACCGTAGTGGACCTGAAAGTGATCTTTGCAGCGGCCATGAAGGCATCGGCATCGGGCATTATCCTCGCCCATTATGTGAAGTATATGATTATGTAA
- a CDS encoding site-specific integrase yields MGPTDFAKHISDFISKYLPNENGASLNTITAYRDTFVLLLSFIEKHRKVKLEKLTLDYITKETIVAFLDWIQSERKCSNSTRNLRLAAIHSFYRYLQYQHLDNLYECQRILSIRSKKTAKDSIKYLSVEGIRLLLQQPDTTTRKGRRNLALLALMYDTGARVQEIIDLTPSMLRLDKPATIKIIGKGNKARLVPMLDAQTVHLKNYLKEYELDSPSAKLYPLFSNSKKEKLTRAGINYIIQKYVGMARKENKLMIPLKITCHSFRHTKAMHLLQAGVNLVYIRDILGHVSVQTTEIYARADSKQKRIALEKAYEDVNPGEKAVWLNNENLISWLKRF; encoded by the coding sequence ATGGGGCCGACTGACTTTGCAAAGCATATCTCAGACTTTATCTCAAAATACCTTCCCAATGAAAATGGGGCTAGTCTCAATACCATAACTGCCTATAGAGATACATTCGTATTACTGCTGTCCTTCATTGAAAAGCATAGGAAGGTGAAACTGGAAAAGCTGACATTGGATTACATCACAAAAGAAACAATCGTCGCATTTTTGGATTGGATACAGAGCGAAAGGAAGTGCAGTAACTCAACCCGCAATTTACGGTTGGCTGCTATTCATTCCTTTTACAGGTACTTGCAATATCAACACTTGGACAACCTTTACGAATGTCAACGTATCTTATCCATTAGATCCAAGAAAACAGCCAAAGACAGCATCAAATACCTAAGCGTTGAGGGTATCAGGCTTCTGTTACAGCAACCCGATACAACAACCAGGAAAGGCAGGCGTAACCTTGCTTTATTGGCATTAATGTATGACACAGGAGCAAGGGTCCAGGAGATCATTGATCTGACACCATCCATGTTACGGCTCGACAAACCTGCCACCATCAAAATCATTGGAAAAGGCAATAAAGCAAGGTTAGTTCCAATGCTTGATGCACAAACAGTACACCTTAAAAACTATCTGAAAGAGTACGAGTTGGATAGTCCTTCGGCGAAACTGTACCCTCTTTTTTCAAACAGTAAAAAAGAAAAACTGACACGCGCAGGAATCAATTACATTATCCAGAAGTATGTAGGAATGGCAAGGAAAGAAAATAAGCTGATGATACCTTTAAAAATCACTTGTCATTCCTTCAGACATACAAAGGCGATGCACCTCCTTCAGGCGGGTGTTAACCTGGTCTATATCCGTGATATACTGGGACACGTCTCTGTGCAGACCACAGAAATTTATGCCAGAGCTGACTCCAAACAGAAACGCATTGCCCTGGAAAAAGCATATGAAGACGTAAATCCAGGTGAAAAGGCTGTATGGCTTAATAATGAGAATCTTATCTCTTGGCTCAAAAGATTCTGA
- a CDS encoding tyrosine-type recombinase/integrase has product MDKCYHSVYGLHIKQFIQTKRKLGFKYVTETFALSKIDDLATQTRQTSQGITKAFADMWAEKRPNESRGYHYHRMLMLVQLSSYINDIGIESYIPKLPRFPENTFIPYVYSRDEIAMLFKACDELRMQIAHRESCLFCMPVLLRLLYATGIRIGEALDLKDEDVNLEDGYIRIQDSKNKKQRAIPISASLNLVCKEYLSYRAWLPYKNSTTGFFFVNVSGNKCGQGFRKWFRKCLEHANIPYLGEKHGPRIHDLRHTFAVNSLAGMAEAGIDLYASLPILSNYLGHQSIGATDHYVRLTASMFPDLIRDMDKTCIDVFPKFRNYGAD; this is encoded by the coding sequence ATGGATAAATGTTATCACAGTGTATATGGCCTGCACATAAAGCAGTTCATACAGACCAAGAGAAAACTGGGGTTCAAGTATGTGACAGAGACTTTTGCGCTATCCAAAATCGATGATCTTGCAACACAAACGAGGCAGACATCACAAGGCATCACAAAGGCATTCGCCGACATGTGGGCTGAAAAGCGACCCAACGAATCCAGAGGATATCATTATCATAGAATGCTGATGTTGGTACAACTATCCTCCTATATAAATGATATAGGGATTGAATCATATATTCCAAAACTTCCCCGCTTTCCCGAGAATACGTTTATACCATATGTATATTCACGGGACGAGATTGCCATGCTATTTAAGGCATGTGATGAATTAAGGATGCAAATTGCCCACAGGGAATCCTGCTTGTTTTGCATGCCCGTCCTATTGAGACTACTTTATGCAACAGGAATACGCATAGGTGAAGCGCTTGATTTAAAAGATGAGGATGTCAATCTGGAAGACGGGTATATCCGTATTCAGGATTCTAAGAATAAAAAGCAGAGAGCCATTCCTATATCAGCTTCTTTGAACTTGGTATGTAAAGAATATCTTTCTTACAGGGCATGGCTTCCTTATAAGAACTCAACAACCGGATTTTTCTTCGTAAATGTCAGTGGTAATAAGTGTGGCCAGGGTTTTCGGAAATGGTTCAGAAAATGTTTAGAACATGCCAATATCCCATATTTGGGAGAAAAACATGGGCCGCGTATACATGATCTACGGCATACTTTTGCTGTCAACTCTCTTGCCGGTATGGCAGAAGCAGGAATCGATCTGTATGCCTCGCTACCGATATTGTCCAACTATCTTGGGCACCAGTCAATAGGAGCAACTGACCATTATGTGCGGTTGACAGCTTCAATGTTCCCGGACCTGATCAGGGATATGGATAAAACGTGTATTGATGTCTTTCCAAAATTCAGAAACTATGGGGCCGACTGA
- a CDS encoding hybrid sensor histidine kinase/response regulator transcription factor, with protein sequence MLTCTALHGQGTGHPYYKFTHFNSQEGLPQNSILAILQDDMGYLWFGTDDGLAKFDGYQFTVYKHQFNNPNSLNNNVIRGLAQDKNGYIWISTEGGGINIYDPTTESFCSLRNHALIGSKKTGPLLLDQQGNIWVSTLTDGIYKVTVPHPTEDFGLDQLVGRLKVTHYTKDNSRLADNNIWQVYEDGSQQIWIGTYDHGAQKLDPATGAFSKITLSHRGQEVKSVKCFFEDGNGNMWIGTEHHGVFLKERDSNTYVPFKTSSSLMGENITSFLQGQQGNIWIGTLGGGLFAYETKTSTLFHYDDNPSDSYSLNGKSVYTMLEDKNGNLWIGMYSGEGLNKINPSSQHFEHYRPQAGDKGSLSGKMVKSILIDHQKNLWIGMFNGGLDLKMDGSDNFRPIPLGGSTEQGSTNVQVIFEDSRHQLWIGTDGSGLYLYSPSLSSIRAYHHDPHDSTSLSKDEIWAIAEDGSGRLWIGMANGGGLNRFDPNTDHFEHFTHIPNNPRTPSFNDIRTLLVDSKNRLWIGTYGGGLNRYDFEKGTFEYYKHDPTNPKSISHDIITSLYEDKRGGIWVGTFGGGLNRLDPATGNFDHFREKDGLPSDVIKAVLEDNGGQLWISTVKGLSSFDPEMDTFKNYTAEDGLQSNEFNLGSAFKAIDGKMYFGGTNGFNAFLPEQIGLPQSPQKPILTKLRVLNRLVHPGDTVEQNVLLEKSIGYTDDLTLYDDHNSFELEFSGMEFNQQEKIGYAYMLAGFDKDWIHTDASRRYAAYSNLLPGKYTFKVKSTSENNLQSSEERTLRISVLPPWYKSTIAYGVYGILFLLIAYFVKSIIGFRIKMKNDLRFERLEKQKQEEINQLKLRFFTNISHELRTPLMLIKLPLEQLIGQKDLPHQIHLQLNSIHNNASRLLKLINQLLEFRKQETGHLKLEVQENDPIYFIKGVYSSFEAMAKQRNIDFRLILDDNLPETIWFDLDQMEKVAYNLCFNAFKFTQDGGAISLQLKNHVLAEENTEIEGIEINVEDNGKGIPLVYQDRIFERFFQIEDSHRNITAGTGIGLSLSKNIVEFHHGKISMSSIPGVRTVFSVFIRKGMAHFKPHEIGNITSIGKPERPTMEKELSSLDLHMLSSFNPKNTTISVDASLRTKKLLLVEDNVELLSLMKSALKEHFHILTACNGREGLQVATSHSPDIIISDVMMPEMDGVELCRLLKSEIKTSHIPVLLLTARSNHDYQMEGYSSGADDYLSKPFPLDLLIAKIRNLLHTRKKFKEAFRLKPEIMPSEISISPADTELLEKAIKVAEKHMDNPDFDITMFVQEMGMSRTVLFDKIKATTDHTPNEFIQTLRLKRAAQLLLQSEYKVSEISYMVGFNNPKYFSKCFQKQFGSSPRQYSKSIFS encoded by the coding sequence ATGTTGACATGTACAGCATTGCATGGCCAGGGCACGGGCCATCCATATTATAAGTTCACCCATTTCAATTCGCAGGAAGGCCTTCCCCAAAATTCCATTTTGGCCATCCTCCAAGACGATATGGGCTACCTTTGGTTCGGAACCGATGATGGGCTGGCCAAGTTTGACGGATATCAATTTACGGTCTATAAACATCAATTCAATAATCCGAACAGCCTCAACAACAATGTCATCAGGGGCTTGGCCCAGGACAAAAACGGGTATATTTGGATCAGTACAGAAGGCGGGGGCATCAATATTTATGATCCCACTACGGAATCCTTTTGCTCGCTTCGAAACCATGCCTTGATCGGGTCCAAAAAAACGGGGCCTTTATTGTTGGACCAGCAAGGAAATATTTGGGTCAGCACCTTGACAGATGGTATATATAAGGTTACTGTCCCTCATCCCACGGAAGACTTTGGCTTAGACCAATTGGTTGGACGGCTCAAAGTCACCCATTACACAAAGGACAATTCAAGGTTAGCCGACAACAATATCTGGCAGGTATATGAGGACGGCAGCCAGCAGATATGGATCGGCACATATGATCATGGTGCCCAGAAACTGGATCCCGCTACCGGGGCCTTCTCCAAGATAACACTGTCCCACCGAGGGCAGGAGGTAAAATCGGTAAAATGTTTCTTTGAAGATGGAAATGGAAATATGTGGATAGGCACGGAGCACCATGGTGTTTTCCTAAAGGAACGGGACAGTAATACTTATGTCCCTTTCAAAACCTCTTCGAGCCTAATGGGAGAAAATATCACCAGCTTTTTGCAGGGCCAACAGGGCAACATCTGGATTGGAACTTTGGGAGGGGGACTTTTTGCCTACGAGACCAAGACCTCCACCCTGTTTCATTACGATGACAATCCCAGTGACAGCTACAGCTTGAACGGAAAATCCGTCTATACCATGCTGGAGGATAAAAATGGAAATTTGTGGATCGGTATGTATTCCGGTGAAGGACTCAACAAAATCAACCCCTCTTCTCAACACTTTGAACACTACCGTCCCCAGGCTGGAGACAAGGGTAGTTTATCTGGAAAAATGGTCAAATCCATTCTTATCGACCATCAGAAAAACCTTTGGATCGGGATGTTCAATGGAGGTTTAGACCTTAAAATGGACGGTTCTGACAACTTTCGTCCCATTCCTCTCGGCGGGAGTACGGAACAGGGTTCCACCAATGTACAAGTGATTTTTGAGGATAGCCGGCACCAGTTGTGGATAGGCACGGACGGGTCGGGGCTTTACCTTTATTCCCCTTCTTTGAGCAGCATAAGGGCTTATCACCATGATCCCCATGACAGCACTTCGTTGAGCAAGGATGAAATATGGGCGATTGCCGAAGATGGAAGCGGCAGGTTATGGATAGGAATGGCAAATGGAGGGGGGCTGAACAGGTTTGACCCCAATACTGATCATTTTGAGCACTTCACCCATATCCCCAACAACCCGAGGACCCCTAGTTTCAACGATATACGTACACTTTTGGTCGATTCCAAGAACAGACTTTGGATCGGGACCTATGGAGGAGGGCTCAACCGATACGATTTTGAGAAAGGGACATTTGAATATTATAAACATGATCCAACAAATCCCAAAAGCATAAGCCATGATATTATCACCTCCCTGTACGAAGACAAACGGGGGGGCATTTGGGTTGGTACCTTCGGAGGAGGATTAAACCGGTTGGATCCTGCTACTGGTAATTTTGATCACTTTAGGGAAAAAGACGGACTTCCCAGCGATGTCATCAAGGCCGTATTGGAGGACAATGGAGGGCAACTCTGGATCAGCACGGTAAAGGGACTTTCTTCCTTTGACCCGGAGATGGACACATTCAAAAATTACACAGCAGAAGATGGCCTCCAGTCAAATGAATTCAACCTGGGATCTGCTTTTAAGGCAATCGATGGGAAAATGTATTTCGGAGGCACCAACGGGTTCAATGCTTTCCTTCCAGAACAGATAGGCCTTCCCCAAAGTCCCCAAAAACCAATATTGACAAAACTCCGTGTGCTCAACCGCTTGGTCCACCCTGGAGATACCGTAGAGCAAAATGTACTGCTAGAAAAATCCATTGGCTATACGGATGACCTGACCCTTTACGATGACCATAACAGTTTTGAATTGGAATTCAGTGGCATGGAGTTTAACCAACAGGAAAAAATTGGCTATGCCTATATGTTAGCGGGTTTCGATAAGGATTGGATACATACCGATGCATCCAGACGTTATGCAGCCTATTCCAATTTATTACCGGGAAAATATACTTTTAAGGTAAAGAGCACCTCAGAAAACAATCTTCAAAGCTCAGAGGAAAGAACGCTCCGGATATCGGTCCTCCCACCATGGTACAAAAGCACGATCGCCTACGGGGTATATGGTATCCTTTTTCTTCTCATTGCCTATTTTGTCAAATCCATTATCGGTTTCAGAATCAAGATGAAAAACGACCTTCGCTTTGAACGCCTCGAAAAACAAAAGCAGGAAGAGATCAACCAACTGAAATTGCGGTTCTTCACCAATATCTCCCATGAGTTAAGGACACCTTTAATGCTTATTAAATTGCCTCTTGAACAGCTCATCGGTCAGAAGGACCTCCCCCATCAAATCCATCTCCAATTGAACTCTATCCACAACAATGCCTCTAGATTGTTAAAGCTGATCAATCAACTTTTGGAATTCAGAAAACAGGAAACTGGACATTTAAAGCTGGAGGTACAGGAAAACGATCCCATTTATTTCATCAAAGGTGTTTATTCCTCTTTCGAGGCCATGGCCAAACAACGTAATATCGACTTTAGGTTGATACTTGACGATAACTTGCCCGAGACCATCTGGTTTGATCTTGACCAAATGGAAAAGGTAGCCTATAATTTATGTTTCAATGCCTTTAAATTTACGCAGGACGGAGGGGCAATATCCCTCCAATTAAAAAACCACGTCCTGGCTGAGGAAAACACCGAAATTGAAGGGATTGAAATCAATGTTGAAGATAATGGCAAGGGCATTCCCTTAGTATACCAAGACCGTATTTTTGAGCGCTTTTTCCAAATTGAGGACAGCCATCGCAACATTACGGCCGGGACCGGTATAGGGTTATCACTGAGCAAGAACATTGTCGAATTCCACCATGGTAAAATCAGCATGTCCAGTATTCCCGGTGTCCGTACCGTCTTTTCGGTTTTTATCAGAAAAGGTATGGCACACTTTAAACCTCATGAAATAGGCAATATTACTTCCATTGGAAAACCTGAAAGGCCTACGATGGAAAAGGAACTGTCCTCGTTGGATTTACATATGCTGTCCTCTTTTAATCCAAAAAACACTACTATTTCAGTAGATGCTTCCCTAAGGACCAAGAAGCTATTATTGGTGGAGGACAATGTGGAGCTGCTGTCCCTTATGAAGTCTGCCTTGAAGGAGCACTTCCATATCCTAACTGCCTGCAATGGAAGAGAGGGGCTTCAAGTGGCCACTTCCCACTCCCCCGACATTATTATATCGGACGTAATGATGCCAGAAATGGACGGTGTGGAGTTATGTAGGCTTTTAAAAAGCGAAATCAAAACAAGCCATATCCCTGTTTTGCTCCTGACCGCCAGGAGTAACCATGATTACCAAATGGAAGGCTATTCATCCGGGGCAGATGATTATTTGAGCAAACCTTTTCCTTTGGATCTTTTGATTGCCAAAATCCGTAACCTTCTCCACACCAGGAAAAAGTTCAAGGAAGCTTTTAGGTTAAAACCTGAAATCATGCCTTCCGAAATATCCATCAGTCCAGCCGATACCGAATTGTTGGAAAAAGCCATCAAGGTGGCCGAAAAACATATGGACAATCCTGATTTCGATATTACCATGTTTGTCCAGGAGATGGGAATGAGCAGGACGGTGTTATTTGACAAAATAAAAGCCACCACTGATCATACACCAAACGAATTCATTCAGACCCTTCGATTAAAGAGGGCTGCCCAATTGCTCCTGCAAAGTGAATATAAAGTATCAGAGATCAGTTATATGGTTGGATTTAATAATCCAAAGTACTTTAGCAAATGCTTTCAAAAACAATTCGGTTCAAGCCCAAGACAATATTCAAAATCAATATTTTCATAA
- a CDS encoding site-specific integrase produces the protein MNKHFTEFNELTNSAGNYLEQKLCYSLKTSYEYAKVWKRLREFMFSNGFSHYDKSVEEQFLRFNFKNKSWKDLTVSQRVTYNGLKMLTEYHQTGKINIPSLPSKYPLDFRGPIGKVILDFLRRRQQRGMSRSSLHNYQRHLYEFMEYCEKRGIGSVGYIDLPLLLHFINQYNCDKKTVMIVLISTLRIFLRYLFKENLTAIDYSSKVPRCKKVTQPKIPSLYSKEEVEKLIASVDRSSPTGKRNYAIIMLAARLGLRASDISRLKFKNLHWNTSTIEIDQVKTGNPLQLPLLPDVGNAIIDYLQYGRPVSEEPHVFLTGRPPYGCFTTSNVVTHVVQRAIIKAGIDTKNRRFGPHSLRHSLGFRMLEKSTMLPVISEVFGHKSSESTRFYLRIDLTSMKQCMLDVPPVPTEFYQQRGGAFYG, from the coding sequence ATGAACAAGCATTTCACAGAGTTCAATGAACTCACCAACAGTGCAGGTAATTACCTTGAACAGAAGCTCTGTTATTCATTAAAGACATCCTATGAATATGCGAAGGTCTGGAAACGGCTCAGAGAATTTATGTTTTCCAATGGTTTTAGTCATTATGATAAGTCAGTAGAAGAGCAGTTTTTACGGTTTAATTTTAAAAACAAAAGTTGGAAGGATCTGACTGTCAGTCAAAGAGTCACTTATAATGGGCTGAAGATGCTTACCGAGTATCATCAGACAGGCAAGATCAACATTCCTTCACTGCCAAGTAAATATCCACTGGACTTTAGGGGCCCCATTGGTAAAGTTATTCTGGATTTTTTGAGGCGCAGACAGCAAAGGGGGATGTCCAGAAGCAGTCTCCACAATTATCAAAGACATTTATATGAATTTATGGAGTACTGTGAAAAGCGAGGTATTGGCAGCGTTGGGTATATTGATCTGCCCTTACTGCTTCATTTCATAAACCAGTACAACTGTGATAAGAAAACCGTAATGATTGTCTTGATTTCGACCTTACGGATTTTCCTGCGGTATCTGTTTAAGGAAAACCTTACGGCTATTGACTATTCTTCTAAGGTCCCAAGATGTAAAAAAGTTACCCAGCCCAAGATACCTTCCCTCTATTCAAAGGAAGAAGTAGAAAAACTGATTGCATCAGTAGACAGATCAAGCCCTACCGGGAAAAGGAACTATGCTATTATCATGCTTGCCGCCAGGCTCGGGCTCAGGGCTTCGGATATCTCCAGATTAAAATTTAAAAATTTACATTGGAACACCAGTACGATTGAGATTGACCAGGTAAAAACAGGGAACCCATTACAGCTCCCCTTGTTGCCAGACGTTGGCAATGCCATCATCGATTATTTACAATACGGACGTCCTGTTTCAGAAGAACCCCATGTGTTTTTAACAGGAAGGCCGCCATACGGTTGTTTTACTACTAGCAACGTGGTTACCCATGTTGTTCAGAGAGCGATAATAAAAGCCGGTATTGACACCAAAAACAGAAGGTTTGGTCCCCATTCATTACGGCATAGCTTGGGATTCAGAATGTTGGAAAAAAGCACTATGCTCCCCGTTATATCGGAGGTTTTTGGTCACAAAAGTTCAGAGTCCACAAGGTTTTACCTCCGGATCGATCTAACCTCCATGAAGCAATGTATGCTGGACGTCCCGCCTGTACCAACAGAGTTTTATCAGCAGAGAGGAGGTGCGTTTTATGGATAA
- a CDS encoding sulfatase yields MSKIIASTLIALALSANVFSQSMELAGPSEKPNVILINVDDLGWKDLGFMGAEFYETPNLDRLASSGVVFRQAYAGAANCAPSRANMLTGKYGMSHGIYTVHPPDRGDPKTRILIPSHNEKFIPNGMKTLGHLFKENGYVTGTFGKWHVSVDPLEYGFDYNVAGGPQGHPGRGGYFSPFKVDHIKPQKEGEYLTDRLTSEAIDFVESHRDTPFFLYLPFYTVHSPLMAKEEDLKRFSSKEGKPGRNNSTYAAMIYTMDKNVGRLLEKVNELGISENTIVIFTSDNGGIRATSHQDPLRAGKGSYYEGGIRVPMVISWIGTIQADVNNDPVSQMDLFPTLARIIGDEKEDWDLEGSDITAALKGQKMAERDLFWHFPIYLQAYKPLEDQARDPLFRTRPGSVIRSGDWKLHQYFEDGGLELYHLGEDLGEKHNVASEHPEVVKGLLDKLVRWRKKYDAPVPTEPNPSYDEKFEKEQRLMLLK; encoded by the coding sequence ATGAGTAAGATTATAGCGAGTACTCTTATTGCTCTGGCCCTTTCAGCCAATGTGTTTAGTCAATCCATGGAGCTTGCTGGCCCCTCAGAAAAGCCCAATGTGATTTTGATCAATGTAGATGACCTTGGTTGGAAGGATCTCGGATTTATGGGTGCGGAATTTTATGAAACCCCTAACCTGGATCGGCTGGCCAGCAGTGGAGTGGTGTTTAGACAGGCTTATGCTGGAGCTGCCAATTGTGCTCCAAGTAGAGCAAATATGCTTACAGGTAAGTATGGTATGAGCCATGGCATATATACCGTGCACCCACCAGATAGGGGCGATCCCAAAACCCGGATCCTTATTCCTTCTCATAATGAAAAGTTTATCCCCAATGGAATGAAAACCCTGGGGCATCTTTTTAAGGAAAATGGTTATGTTACCGGTACGTTTGGGAAATGGCATGTTTCTGTAGATCCCCTGGAATATGGTTTTGACTATAATGTAGCGGGCGGCCCACAGGGCCATCCTGGTAGAGGAGGATACTTTAGCCCCTTTAAAGTGGATCATATTAAACCCCAAAAGGAAGGAGAATACCTTACCGATAGGCTGACCTCAGAAGCCATTGATTTCGTGGAATCCCATCGGGACACACCGTTTTTTCTATATCTTCCTTTTTATACTGTGCATAGTCCATTGATGGCCAAAGAAGAAGATCTCAAACGTTTCTCATCAAAAGAAGGAAAGCCAGGAAGGAACAATTCCACTTATGCGGCCATGATCTATACCATGGACAAGAATGTAGGACGACTGCTGGAAAAGGTGAATGAGTTGGGCATCTCTGAAAATACCATTGTAATTTTTACTTCGGATAATGGAGGAATTAGGGCAACAAGCCATCAAGATCCTCTTCGTGCTGGTAAAGGAAGTTACTATGAAGGTGGAATCAGGGTGCCTATGGTCATAAGCTGGATTGGCACTATCCAAGCGGACGTGAATAATGATCCAGTGAGCCAAATGGATTTGTTTCCTACACTAGCCAGAATCATTGGTGACGAAAAAGAGGACTGGGATCTAGAAGGCAGTGATATTACTGCCGCGTTGAAAGGGCAAAAAATGGCCGAGAGGGATCTTTTCTGGCATTTTCCTATTTACCTGCAAGCTTATAAACCTTTAGAGGACCAAGCCAGGGATCCGCTTTTTAGGACCAGACCAGGATCAGTGATTCGTTCCGGCGATTGGAAACTGCATCAATATTTTGAAGATGGGGGATTGGAGCTCTATCATCTTGGAGAGGACCTAGGTGAGAAGCACAATGTCGCCAGTGAGCATCCTGAGGTGGTAAAAGGACTTCTCGACAAATTGGTGAGATGGAGGAAGAAATACGATGCTCCTGTGCCAACAGAGCCCAATCCATCGTACGATGAAAAGTTTGAGAAAGAGCAAAGATTAATGCTTTTAAAATAA